From a region of the Nonlabens sp. Hel1_33_55 genome:
- a CDS encoding NUDIX domain-containing protein — translation MTIILVTNKVAMDYRIEKEKKVYDGFLKVLEAQVKHDTFEQETYITAKRECLERGDSVAVLVYEVDTDSFVFTRQFRYPSARRGSPWMLELVAGSIDDGESDIASAKRELQEEIGYQVDKLEKIHTYFPSPGGCSEQIHLFYTEVHSSQQTQTGGGKESEKEDIQIVRIKKLEAKKILLEGAFNNSISIIGLQWWFLKDS, via the coding sequence GTGACCATTATCTTAGTCACAAACAAAGTAGCGATGGATTACCGTATTGAAAAAGAGAAGAAAGTATATGATGGATTTTTAAAAGTTCTAGAGGCCCAGGTGAAACACGATACTTTTGAACAAGAAACATACATCACTGCAAAAAGAGAGTGCCTAGAACGTGGTGATAGCGTTGCAGTTTTGGTTTACGAGGTGGATACGGACAGTTTTGTATTCACGAGGCAATTCCGCTATCCATCTGCCCGTCGCGGATCGCCGTGGATGCTGGAATTGGTTGCCGGTTCCATTGATGATGGTGAGAGTGATATCGCTTCCGCGAAAAGAGAACTTCAAGAAGAGATAGGTTACCAAGTCGACAAGCTTGAAAAGATCCATACCTACTTCCCATCACCTGGCGGCTGCTCAGAGCAGATCCATTTGTTCTATACTGAAGTCCACTCTAGTCAACAAACCCAAACCGGCGGCGGCAAGGAAAGCGAAAAAGAAGATATTCAGATCGTAAGAATCAAAAAGCTGGAAGCAAAAAAAATACTCCTTGAAGGAGCATTTAATAATAGTATTAGCATTATTGGGTTACAGTGGTGGTTTCTGAAAGATTCTTAA
- a CDS encoding NAD-dependent succinate-semialdehyde dehydrogenase, which yields MIKTINPYNGTELKSYKEDTAQQIDDKLKIADIAFKEWRKTDMNFRAKLIKRVGELLRKNANEYARQMAMEMGKPISQGKAEAEKCAWLCDYYADNAAGFLDSEQFDTDYHKSYVTYEPIGVVLAVMPWNYPFWQVMRFIVPALMAGNVGVLKHSSSVMGCAIMLEELFKEAGFLEGCLKNLTVSSDPIEFVIKSPIIKAVTLTGSKPAGSAVASTAGSEIKKTVLELGGSNALVVFDDADIDNAVDTCVDARYQNTGQSCIAGKRLLLHKEITSVFLQKLTNKVMDLKVGDPLHEDTYIGVMARADLAEELEETMHKSVNMGADIHLGGKRKDAFFEPTILTNVTKEMPVFKEETFGPLLSVTLFESDQEAIDLVNESEFGLGVSLFSENTERMEKMVSHFDDGSVFINEKVSSHPNLPFGGTGISGYGRELSRFGIREFVNIKTVVVNKY from the coding sequence ATGATAAAGACTATTAATCCATACAACGGCACTGAACTTAAATCTTACAAAGAAGACACTGCGCAGCAAATTGACGATAAACTTAAAATCGCAGATATTGCCTTTAAGGAATGGCGTAAAACCGATATGAATTTCAGGGCAAAACTCATAAAACGAGTAGGTGAGCTGTTGCGCAAAAATGCCAATGAGTATGCGAGACAGATGGCGATGGAAATGGGAAAACCCATAAGTCAAGGAAAAGCTGAAGCCGAAAAATGTGCCTGGTTATGTGATTATTATGCTGACAATGCTGCGGGATTTTTAGATTCAGAACAGTTTGATACTGATTACCACAAATCTTATGTTACTTATGAACCTATAGGTGTAGTGCTAGCTGTGATGCCATGGAATTATCCTTTCTGGCAAGTGATGCGCTTTATCGTTCCTGCACTTATGGCTGGTAACGTAGGTGTTCTTAAACACTCGAGCAGCGTCATGGGCTGTGCTATTATGCTGGAAGAATTGTTTAAAGAGGCTGGATTCTTAGAAGGATGTTTGAAGAATCTAACTGTGAGCAGCGATCCCATTGAATTTGTTATTAAAAGTCCTATAATTAAAGCGGTAACCCTTACCGGTTCTAAGCCTGCAGGTAGTGCTGTGGCTTCCACTGCTGGTAGTGAAATAAAGAAAACGGTTCTAGAATTAGGCGGTAGTAATGCGCTCGTGGTTTTTGATGATGCAGATATTGATAACGCAGTTGATACCTGTGTAGATGCCAGATATCAAAATACGGGACAAAGCTGTATCGCGGGAAAACGCTTGCTACTTCATAAAGAAATTACTTCAGTATTTCTTCAAAAATTGACCAATAAGGTCATGGATCTTAAAGTTGGAGATCCTTTACATGAAGATACGTATATAGGTGTGATGGCAAGAGCAGATCTTGCTGAAGAGCTAGAAGAAACCATGCACAAGTCTGTAAACATGGGTGCAGATATCCATTTAGGTGGTAAAAGAAAGGATGCCTTCTTTGAGCCTACGATTTTGACTAATGTTACTAAAGAGATGCCTGTGTTTAAAGAAGAAACATTTGGACCATTGCTGTCTGTTACATTATTTGAAAGTGATCAAGAGGCAATTGACTTAGTGAACGAATCTGAATTTGGTTTAGGAGTAAGCCTATTTTCTGAAAATACAGAACGCATGGAAAAAATGGTTTCTCACTTTGATGATGGATCAGTATTCATTAATGAAAAGGTGAGCAGTCACCCTAATCTACCCTTTGGTGGTACAGGAATTTCTGGTTATGGACGTGAGCTTTCTAGATTTGGTATTAGAGAATTCGTGAATATTAAAACGGTTGTTGTGAATAAATACTAG
- a CDS encoding glyoxalase gives MENRDEYLVALRPDIPSAKVNDTMSADEQFQNRTLRPVAKLQHDLLVEVFRNYIKKHKNVFYGLTAVKRIDYIENAVNRDQKFRNSLKGIIMGMFTITEYLFYISNSSALNKRMMNIVRERLISSIQVFERPTIDL, from the coding sequence ATGGAAAATAGAGATGAGTATCTAGTCGCACTGCGTCCCGATATACCGAGCGCCAAAGTCAATGATACCATGAGTGCTGATGAACAGTTCCAGAATCGAACGCTGCGTCCCGTGGCAAAACTGCAACACGATCTACTTGTAGAGGTTTTTCGCAATTATATTAAGAAGCACAAGAATGTTTTTTATGGCTTGACTGCGGTAAAGCGAATTGATTACATAGAGAATGCGGTCAATCGGGATCAGAAATTTAGAAATAGCCTCAAGGGAATCATCATGGGAATGTTCACGATTACTGAATATCTGTTTTACATTTCCAATTCCAGTGCTCTCAATAAACGCATGATGAATATTGTAAGGGAACGTCTTATAAGTAGTATTCAGGTCTTTGAGCGGCCTACTATTGATTTATAG